One window of the Plasmodium relictum strain SGS1 genome assembly, chromosome: 1 genome contains the following:
- a CDS encoding Cg7 protein, putative, producing MDYEEIVCVHLNLKFLIFKNIEKEDNCLCDNFIINLANINDIEVDNSSKEYFIKKIHRILKKKKKNEYECILSGTLTEIANFLFQHIELFIEIKKNKYDSEGNSDNNEKINDIDLYEKKKLKKNKIHLLKGADNYDNLNFENDSIYFKCPFNDLINDFEFFENKKYENISNFYISNELILSICLKLEEYLIEKKDLEKIKLGTYINLEKYENKYKHILNIFNLDNLFYLYINFNDYNRQFFFDNNVEVTVGEMIQNLSNKVLENGENNILNNSVSNLIEGKKIDDFNVGCHFSLILIDDIKELYDYFCINDLFINLNNVKLNIDKSVFSNNDNKNESWIFYKNFKKKIYNLSTVNNSSHNLNFSVSIISILLNYNSSNELNSYDLNHIPFNENYKLTNSYNFYKNISTNSNLDLLKNKELSKMDFMLCNFFLSVKNCHILELSNIYAEKRKKNKNNFFIKIESDLFEQTFISSLYLFQEDTQIELNNCYVNHDFDIKEEDLYEYFEKKIIYFDLSIKEKDSDINIGKGNLPMKPVVNELKDILEKKDFQNYYKFNYNVSLYLNVFKEKYLTSELSVELFFSIKEKKIEENRDNNILSIESKCLNYQVPSNIYEFKIWKEQEENNIKKILKKKEENLVRKFTKKYELMERERKNELEIKKNELKEIIIKMKEEQINVINCNNALKLKDKELNDEIHSLEKKLKKIKYAYEKSLQSFKENLRKSNLNESMIKENDELKINYTKLIKENKALQKENEEMKSTLRKYNNKDNAIISNNYFEKLKEELKRLKEYKNKMKETQIDSCNNKLQNYIKSIHRNRKKILQLISNFTIQLENIYDLTNDEILEENFHSILEGINAIKFIVNEEMKEEKNLKELESIKFKGSNIDNSNNNNNNNNNNNNTNINKNNNNNNNNINKNNNNINKNNINKNNNSNNINKNNTFCFNKNINNNIKEKDKKHFIYQKKSAIKEKEKNVYTNQNFIKNVSKNGKKKNFILSNQIIEDSSKQKNANTKIVENLRSEIKRLIESGIYNEDDQIIVNMKKKIVYILNCEKLNND from the exons ATGGATTACGAAGAAATTGTTTGTGTGCATttgaatttaaaatttttaatttttaaaaacattgAAAAGGAAGATAATTGTTTATgtgataattttataataaatttagcaaatataaatgatattgAAGTAGATAATAGTTCAAAGgaatatttcataaaaaaaattcatagaattttaaaaaaaaaaaaaaaaaatgaatatgaatGTATTTTAAGTGGCACATTAACAGAAATAGCGAATTTTCTATTTCAACATATTGAATTATTTAttgagataaaaaaaaacaaatatgaTTCAGAAGGTAATAgtgataataatgaaaaaataaatgatatagatctttatgaaaaaaaaaagttaaaaaagaataaaattcatttattgAAAGGCGCTGataattatgataatttaaaCTTTGAAAATGATAGCATTTATTTTAAGTGTCCATTTaatgatttaataaatgatttcgaattttttgaaaataaaaaatacgaAAATATAAGCAATTTCTACATAAGCaatgaattaattttatctatttGTTTGAAATTAGAAGAATActtaattgaaaaaaaagatttagaaaaaataaaattgggTACTTATATTAATTTAGAGAAATATGAGAATAAATATAagcatatattaaatatatttaatttagacaacttattttatttatatattaacttTAACGATTATAATaggcaatttttttttgataataatgTAGAAGTTACAGTAGGAGAAATGATACAAAATTTATCTAACAAGGTTTTAGAAAATGGGGAAAATAATATTCTAAATAATTCAGTAAGTAACTTAAtagaaggaaaaaaaattgatgatTTTAATGTAGGTTGTCATTTTTCACTAATTTTAATTGAcgatataaaagaattatatgactatttttgtattaatgatttatttataaacttAAACAATGTTAAGttaaatatagataaaagtgtattttctaataatgataataaaaatgagtcatggattttttataaaaattttaaaaaaaaaatatacaatttaAGCACAGTAAATAATTCATctcataatttaaattttagcGTTagtattatttctattttattgaaTTATAATTCTAGTAATGAGTTAAATTCTTATGATCTCAACCATATCCCATTTAacgaaaattataaattaactAATTCTTAcaacttttataaaaatatttcaacaAATTCAAATTTGGatttactaaaaaataaGGAATTATCAAAAATGGATTTTATGttgtgtaatttttttttatcagtaAAAAATTGCCATATTCTAGAGTTGAGTAATATTTATGcagagaaaagaaaaaaaaataaaaataatttttttataaaaattgaatCTGATTTATTTGAACAAACATTTATATCATCGTTATATTTGTTCCAAGAAGATACACaa attgaattaaataattgcTATGTAAATCATGATTTtgatataaaagaagaagatttatatgaatattttgaaaaaaaaattatatattttgatctatctataaaagaaaaagatagcGATATAAATATTGGAAAAGGGAATCTTCCTATGAAACCTGTtgtaaatgaattaaaagatatattagaaaaaaaagattttcaaaattattataaatttaattataatgtaTCACTTTATTTAAAcgtatttaaagaaaaatacttAACATCTGAATTAAGTGTAgaacttttttttagtatcaaagaaaaaaaaatagaagaaaatagaGATAATAACATTTTGTCGATAGAATCAAAATGTCTTAATTATCAAGTACCAAGCAATATATATGAGTTTAAAATATGGAAAGAACAAGAGGAAaacaatattaaaaaaatattaaaaaaaaaagaagaaaatttagttagaaaatttacaaaaaaatatgaactCATGGAAAGGGAAAGAAAAAACGAACtagaaataaagaaaaatgaactcaaagaaattattattaaaatgaaaGAAGAACAAATAAATGTTATAAACTGTAATAATGCGTTAAAATTAAAggataaagaattaaatgatgaaattcattcattagaaaaaaaattaaaaaaaattaaatatgctTATGAAAAATCTTTACAATCGTTTAAAGAAAATCTAAGAAAgagtaatttaaatgaaagtaTGATAAAGGAAAatgatgaattaaaaattaattatacaaaattaataaaagagaACAAAGCAttacaaaaagaaaatgaagaaatgaAATCTACcttaagaaaatataataataaagataatgcCATTATAAGTAATAACTATTTTGAAAAGCtaaaagaagaattaaaacGATTAAAAgagtataaaaataaaatgaaggAAACACAAATAGATTCATGTAACAATAAATtgcaaaattatataaaaagtattcatagaaatagaaaaaaaatattacaattGATAAGTAATTTTACCATACAActagaaaatatttatgatttAACTAATGATGAAAtattagaagaaaattttCACTCCATCTTAGAAGGCATAAACGCGATAAAGTTCATAGTTAACGAAGAAatgaaagaagaaaaaaatttaaaagagtTGGAATCAATAAAATTCAAAGGCAGCAATATcgataatagtaataataacaataataataacaataataataataatactaatattaataaaaataataacaataataataataatattaataaaaataataacaatattaataaaaataatattaataaaaataataatagtaataatattaacaaaaataatacattttgttttaataaaaatataaataataatataaaagaaaaagacaaaaaacattttatttatcaaaaaaaatctgctattaaagaaaaagaaaaaaacgtTTATACAAATcagaattttataaaaaatgtgaGCAAAaatgggaaaaaaaaaaattttattcttaGCAATCAAATAATAGAAGATAGTAGTAAACAGAAAAACGCGAATACTAAAATTGTTGAAAATTTAAGAAGTGAAATAAAAAGGTTAATAGAGTCGGGAATATACAATGAAGATGATCAAATAATCGtaaatatgaagaaaaaaatagtttacATTTTAAACTGTGAGAAATTAAATAAcgattaa